The Fimbriimonadaceae bacterium nucleotide sequence TCGCTGTAGTGAATCTTGTTGTAGTCGTCTTCAAAGCCGTAGCTGTAGGCGTAGCTCATCAGACTCGTGTAGGTGGGGCACAGGCCGTTATTCCAAAAGCCGTTGTGGTCCATCCCGATCTGGTGTCCAAACTCGTGGATGAAGACCGCCCACATCGCGTTCTCGCCGCATCCTCCGCCGTCACCCAGCTGGTCAGCCTGCCCGCCACCCCCCGGTCCCACCTGCATCCAGTGCACTAGCCCACGCCACTTGCTCGGCAGAAACTTGTCGCGGTTGCGCTGCCAAGAGTTCTTCTCGTCTTCCCCTTTGATCGGGTCGAGGATGATGTGATGAAAGTTGAATCCGGTCTTGCCGTCGGGGTTGGGGGTGTTCAGCTCGGCGTAGAACTTGACCACCTTGGCCAGTTCGCTGTCGAACTTCTTCTGGTCGACCTTCTCAAACCGCGACACGAGGCAGATCAGGTCGGTATGCGTGGGGCTGCAACCCATCTTCGGCAGGTCGAGCCCGCGAAAGCCTTTGACCTCCCAGCCGTCCAAAAGCCCGTCGCCGTCGGTGTCCGGGTTGTGGGGGTCTGACTTGTGCTCGGCCTCCTCAGCGTTGGTCAGGCCGTCGCGGTCAGGGTCGGGGTCGCCGTCTACGATGGACCGCCGCACCAAAACCTGGTGCCCAGTGTGATGCTCTTTGCCGTAGCGAAACTCGACGAGGTCCGGCGAGCCGTTCCCGTCCATATCCTCAAAGCCATAGACCTTGTTCGCGGGCGGCAGATCGTCGGCGATCTTCATCTCCCGAGCGTCGATCATCAGCCGATCGCGGAACGCGAGCATCCCGTTTCGGGCGGCTGCCGGACGGGAGCCCGGCTCGTTCTCTCCCAGCTTCTGCCCCAGCTTCAGCGTCTCGCGGTCCATCGCCCAAACGCTCCCTTTGGCGTCCTGCGCCGCCAGCAGCGAGCCTCCGTCGCCGATCCACACGACTCCCTTCGGAACCGAGCATGCCGTCGTCGTCTTCGTCTTTGTGGAGACGCGGAAGCCCTCGCCCGACTTCGTCGAGAAGGCGATCAGTTCACCGCCGTCGTTCAGCGAGGCCAGCGCGGGAGCCTCCAGCTTCTTTGGGAGCTTCACCCATTCCGTCGTATCCTTGAATTTGCCCTTCTCAAACTCCCCTGCCAGCCGAAGCATCTGGCCGTCGAAGATGCCGACCACGTCGGCCCCCTTCTTCGCGTCGAACTCGCCAACAGCGGCAGCCTGGCAGTCTTTGCCCCATTGCGTCAGACCCTGAAACGGCCTGCCTGCCTTCTGCCCGTCAACGGTCAGGGAAACGTCGATAATGGCGTCTCCTGGAGGGTAGACGACAATGAGATCGGCGAAGCCATCGGCGTCCACATCCCCAACAAACGGCATTCGGGGCGGAGCGGCAAAGCCCAAAGCCCACGGCTGGGCCACGGTAAGGCCCTGGATTCCCACGACGAGAGAAACAAAGACGGCAATCATGATTTCAGAGATGGGTATACCTGAGTGGGTTCATTCTCAAGTCGTTGGTATGTTGTTGGCAAGTTGCGTGGTAATGATTTGTAAGTGAGTTCAAGACAACTTGACCGCTCTCTGATAGCCCATACTCTCCTCTCGTCCACAATAGAGCCATGCCCCGTCCCCTTGTTTTTGGAAATGGCAGCCTCCTAATTTGTCATGACCATCGCTATTGCATGCGCGACCTTTACTGGCCCCATGTTGGGCTCTACAACCATATCAACGGACATGCTTGTCGGGTCGGAGTTTGGGCTGATGGCGCATTTGGATGGATAGATGAGGATGGCTGGCAGCGGACCCTTGGATATGAACCGGGCTCCTTGGTTGGGCAATCGGAGTTTGTTCATCATGGGCTAAAGCTTAAGGTTGAGATCACGGAAGCGGTTCATCCGTTTGAGCCTTGGTATCTGCGGCGGTTTGCTATTCACGATCTTAGTGGGAGTGAGCGCGATGTCCGCCTGTTCATTAACAGCGACTTTCGGTTGAACGAATCCGACGCTGGCGATACTGCGTTTTTCAACCCCTTCGCCGATGCGATGGTGCACTACAAACGTGAGACGGTATTAGCCTTGAGCGGACGAACTTCGGAAGGTGGGCTGTTTGAGTACACGACCGCGCATCGGGGGTTCTCAAACTTTCAGGGCAGTTCCGAGGATGCGCGCGACGGGAGCCTTGGCTGGAATCCGATGACTTACGGATGCACCGATTCTACTTACAGCCTCAAATTCAAAGTCCCGGCGAATGGCGATGCCGTCGCACACGCCTGGATCGTTGTAGGGAGTTCGATTGACGATGCTGCAGAGGCGAGTGCAAAGCTGGTCGGCTATGGCTTTGATGAGGTCTTTGAGGAGACCCGGAAGCACTGGCGGGATTACCTCGCACAAAGCGATCCGCACCTTCTGGGATTGCCGGACGATCTCTGCGCGTCGGTTCGTCAGGGGCTGCTTATCTTGCGAACGCAGATCGACAACGGGGGAGGCATTCTTGCAGCGAATGACTCCGATATCATGTCGGGCGGCAACCAGGTCAACTACAGCAACGTTTGGCCTCGGGATGGCGCTTTTGTCGCGTCGGTTCTTATTCAGGCTGGGTATCCCGAACTTGCCGACAAGTATTTCCAGTTCAGTGAGAAGCTCATCACCCCTCATCGACCCTACTTTTTGCAGAAGTACTGGGCGGATGGTACGGTTGGCCCTGGCTGGCACGCTTGGATGCAAGAAGGTGCGCCTGAGGTTGGGCACCAGCAAGACGAAACTGCGCTTACGGTGTTTGAGTTGTGCAATTTCCTCAACAAGCACTGCTCGCCGGAAGCGATCTCTCACAGTTGGGAGAGCTTCGTCAAGCCGGCAACCGATCATATCTTGGCCTTCCGCGATGCGAACGGCTTACCGAAGCCAAGCTGGGATTTGTGGGAAGAACGCCGGGGCATCCATATCTACACGGTTTCGACCGTGATTGTTGCCTTTCGTAAAGCCTCTGAGCTTGCTTTGCAGCTTGGAGACAACGTAAGGGCACACAGTTACTCCCAAGCCGCTGTGGAGCTGCTTGCAGCCCTGAAGAAGCACATGTGGGATGATTCGCGAGGCTGCTTCTATCGGAGGCTGATCGTTAAGGCTGACGGGTCTTACGAACCGGACCTGATTATCGATTCATCCTCGATGCAGGTTCTTCTGTTGGGTGTGCTGCCTGCGGACGATCCGATGGTTGTGTCTAACTTAGCGGTTTGTGATGGGGCGCTTTGGGTCTCGACGACGATTGGGGGGATGGCACGGTACCAAGATGACTACTATCACCGAGTCAGTCATGATGTGCCCGGAAATCCCTGGATTATCTGCACGATGTGGTTAGCACAGTCGCTCATTGCGATGGCGCAGACTGTGGATGACTTGCAACGCCCTGAAGAGTTGCTTCGGTGGGCGCTGGATCGGGCGGAAGGCTCTGGGGTGCTTGCGGAGCAGCTTCACCCGTTTTCGGGCGAGCCTATGAGCGTGAGCCCGCTGACATGGTCGCATGCGGAAGTGGTGAAGACGGCGGTGGAGTTGGCCGGGAGGATGAGGGGGCTTGATTAGGCCTCGTCCTTTGGGAATGGGTTGTGGTCGTCACGGCAACGGTCAGGTCGGAAGATCAGTCGTTCTCTCCCTGACGTGAGAGGGGGATTCGCTAGCCCGCTTGAAAGGCTTCGACCGCGCGATCTGCCATCGAATCGTCGATGTCCAAGTGGAACACCAGTCGCATTTGAAACTCGCCAAAAGGAAGCGCCCAAATGCCTCGTTCGGCCAGAGAGTTCTGCCAATCGACAGCGGGACGATCGAAGTTTGCGAGGACGATGTTGGTCTGGACCCGGTCCATGTCCACCGAGATGCCGGGAAGCACTGAGATGGCTTGGGCAACGCGGCGCGCCCGAGCGTGATCCTCGGCAAGCCGCTCGACGTTGTTCTCCAGGGCGTACAATCCGCAGGCAGCGAGCAGACCCGACTGTCGCATTCCTCCGCCTAAGCGCTTGCGCCAGTAACGTGCCTCTTCTATCAACAGCGCGGAGCCAACGAGAACGGATCCGACGGGGGTTCCCAGCCCCTTGCTGAGGCAGAAGCTCACCGAATCGAAGTATTGCGCGATCTCCTTAACCGGCACACCGAGCGCGACCGCGGCGTTAAAGACACGCGCGCCATCGAGGTGGAGCGAAACGCCTTTACGATTCGCGATCTCCCGATAGGCCGCCAAGTAGGGGATTGGGATTACGGTTCCACCGGCGCGGTTGTGGGTGTTTTCGACACAGATGAGGCTCGTGCCGGGTGTGTGCAAAGATTTTTCGAGGACTCTCTTCTCAACTTCTATCGGGTCCATCGCTCCCTTGTCCGACGGAAGCGTGAACGAAACGACTTGACCAATGACAGCCGGTCCACCGACCTCATAAAACAGGATGTGAGCTTCTTGCTCGGCAAGGATGGAGTCGCCGCGCTTGGTGTGGCATACGATGGCGATTTGGTTGCCCATAGTGCCGCTGGGAACGAACATGCCAGCTTCCTTGCCCAGCATCTCGCCGGCCTTTTGTTCGAGGGCGGTTACCGTAGGATCGTCGCCAAGGACATCGTCCCCAAGCGGCGCACTCAACATGGCGTCGAGCATCGCCTGGGTTGGGCGGGTTACGGTATCGCTGCGAAGATCGACAATCCCCTTTTGCGTCTTGGGAACGTGAGCGTCAAGAGGCACTGCCGAGCCGCCTCCGCAAGAAGTCGAGGTAGGTGTGTTCGATCTTCACCCAGTTGTCGTAAGTGAAGGAATGCCCTTCACCTGGGAAGGTGTGATACTCGTGGTCCACCCCGCAACGTTTTAGCTCGGCGACGAGGGCTTCGCTCTGGCTGATGGGCACGATGTCGTCCTCATCGCCATGGACAATCAAGATGGGCGGAGCATCGTTCGAGATGGTCTTAATCGGACTTGCGGCAATCCACCGCGCCTCATCTTCTCCATAAGAGACACCCATAAACTGCTCAAGGAACTGGATACTGATGGGGTTCTCACGAATGCCTTCAACCGTGACATCGGTGATCCCGCAAATGTCCACCACGGCGTTCACTCGGGACGAGACGCCGTCCACTGGCGCGTCCGTCAGTCCCGACATCAGGGCTAAATGTCCACCCGCGCTGTTTCCTAGGCTTGCAATACGATTTGGGTCCAGACCCCACTCCGACGCGGAGGTGCGGGCAAAGCGGACAAACGCCTGGATATCTTCGACTGCGGCGGGAAAAACGTGCAAAGGGGCCAGTCGGTACTGAGGGCAAGCGACGGCAAAGCCAGCTTTGCCCAAGGCTTGCGTCAGGTCACGCATATCGCTCTTGTCGCCGGAAATCCACCCGCCTCCATGAATGAGAATTGCCAATGGCAGCAGCTCGTCGGAGTCTGGTCGAATCAAATCGAAACGAAGAGGTGTTCCGAGCGGCTCGGCGTACACTTGGTCAGGAACCAGCATCATGCGGATGTTAGTTTAGCTGAAATGCCCTCAACCAAGCATTACATCCCGATGCCGGTGTAGTGCTTTAACCCCTTTCGCCAAAGGACAGTGGCGAAGAAGTAGCACACCACAATCCACACGCACTGCATCCCGATTGCCTGCCATGCCGCCGGGCCCTTGAGTTGGTTCACGAGTATCGAAGTTGGGGCGCCAACCGTGTAGAAGAACGGAAAGAACATAGAGAGTTGCCGAGCCCATTCGGGCAAGAGCGTGATTGGAAACAGGTAGCCCGAAAGAAAGAGTTGGGGCACGTAGTACAACTCAAAGATCGCCATCGCCTCCTGCACGAAGAGAGCGAGCATGGACATCATGATGACGAAGCTGAAGCTGACCAGGTGCCCCAGAAAGAACGAAATCCAGAACTCTGGGCCGACATTTGGCTGGAAGCCTCCGAGATAGCCACGATAGAAGAAGAGCAGCACGAGGAAGAACGGCAGCGTAAGCGTGAGGCGCAGGATTCGCCACGAGATGTTCCTAAAGAAGGAGTACTGATAGAAGCTGATGGGGCGAACCAGATAGGTTGAGAAGATCCCCTCTCGGATTTCGGTCGCGATCTCCCACATGATGTGGCAGGTGATGAAGGAGCCAAGGATGAGGATGGCGAGGTAGTAGACGATGAAATCGCCGGGCGTCATTCCGGCAATGGGGGCACCGCCAGATGCCTTTGCCCAAACAAGCGGCATGGTGAGTGCGTTCGTGAGGTCTGTGAGAATCCAGATA carries:
- a CDS encoding alpha/beta hydrolase, giving the protein MMLVPDQVYAEPLGTPLRFDLIRPDSDELLPLAILIHGGGWISGDKSDMRDLTQALGKAGFAVACPQYRLAPLHVFPAAVEDIQAFVRFARTSASEWGLDPNRIASLGNSAGGHLALMSGLTDAPVDGVSSRVNAVVDICGITDVTVEGIRENPISIQFLEQFMGVSYGEDEARWIAASPIKTISNDAPPILIVHGDEDDIVPISQSEALVAELKRCGVDHEYHTFPGEGHSFTYDNWVKIEHTYLDFLRRRLGSAS
- a CDS encoding glycoside hydrolase family 15 protein, whose amino-acid sequence is MPRPLVFGNGSLLICHDHRYCMRDLYWPHVGLYNHINGHACRVGVWADGAFGWIDEDGWQRTLGYEPGSLVGQSEFVHHGLKLKVEITEAVHPFEPWYLRRFAIHDLSGSERDVRLFINSDFRLNESDAGDTAFFNPFADAMVHYKRETVLALSGRTSEGGLFEYTTAHRGFSNFQGSSEDARDGSLGWNPMTYGCTDSTYSLKFKVPANGDAVAHAWIVVGSSIDDAAEASAKLVGYGFDEVFEETRKHWRDYLAQSDPHLLGLPDDLCASVRQGLLILRTQIDNGGGILAANDSDIMSGGNQVNYSNVWPRDGAFVASVLIQAGYPELADKYFQFSEKLITPHRPYFLQKYWADGTVGPGWHAWMQEGAPEVGHQQDETALTVFELCNFLNKHCSPEAISHSWESFVKPATDHILAFRDANGLPKPSWDLWEERRGIHIYTVSTVIVAFRKASELALQLGDNVRAHSYSQAAVELLAALKKHMWDDSRGCFYRRLIVKADGSYEPDLIIDSSSMQVLLLGVLPADDPMVVSNLAVCDGALWVSTTIGGMARYQDDYYHRVSHDVPGNPWIICTMWLAQSLIAMAQTVDDLQRPEELLRWALDRAEGSGVLAEQLHPFSGEPMSVSPLTWSHAEVVKTAVELAGRMRGLD
- a CDS encoding ABC-2 family transporter protein is translated as MTTTLRKWKAVFGIFIQEGLAYRASGVIWILTDLTNALTMPLVWAKASGGAPIAGMTPGDFIVYYLAILILGSFITCHIMWEIATEIREGIFSTYLVRPISFYQYSFFRNISWRILRLTLTLPFFLVLLFFYRGYLGGFQPNVGPEFWISFFLGHLVSFSFVIMMSMLALFVQEAMAIFELYYVPQLFLSGYLFPITLLPEWARQLSMFFPFFYTVGAPTSILVNQLKGPAAWQAIGMQCVWIVVCYFFATVLWRKGLKHYTGIGM
- the ltaE gene encoding low-specificity L-threonine aldolase, giving the protein MPLDAHVPKTQKGIVDLRSDTVTRPTQAMLDAMLSAPLGDDVLGDDPTVTALEQKAGEMLGKEAGMFVPSGTMGNQIAIVCHTKRGDSILAEQEAHILFYEVGGPAVIGQVVSFTLPSDKGAMDPIEVEKRVLEKSLHTPGTSLICVENTHNRAGGTVIPIPYLAAYREIANRKGVSLHLDGARVFNAAVALGVPVKEIAQYFDSVSFCLSKGLGTPVGSVLVGSALLIEEARYWRKRLGGGMRQSGLLAACGLYALENNVERLAEDHARARRVAQAISVLPGISVDMDRVQTNIVLANFDRPAVDWQNSLAERGIWALPFGEFQMRLVFHLDIDDSMADRAVEAFQAG